Genomic window (Vigna radiata var. radiata cultivar VC1973A chromosome 1, Vradiata_ver6, whole genome shotgun sequence):
tatgccacggttccgCAGCATAATACTATGTGGTGGCAATTTTGCAATTAAAACTAACTTATAGGCCCGTGGTTGGCCCGAGAACTGCGGCCTATACCCCAGTCAAACATCTGCCCTTGAAGTCAcgtcacaaaaataataaaattgggGGGGgagggaatatgtcgcggttctgcTACGAATCGCGGCCTATAACCCTGAACGTTCTGACCTTTCGCAAATTTTCAGCACTGAAATAAATTTGCAGCATAATATGTCGCGGTCGTACTGCGAACCGTGGCATATTCCCCTGACACGTTCTGACTTTTCCCAATATGCAACACTGCAATAAATTTGCAGgagtataggccgcggttgcaCTCAGAACTGCGGCATATTCCCCAAGTAAcgttctaaaatttaatattcaacaatttgtAGGAGAATAGGCAGCGGGTGCCAGCAGAATCGCTGCATATTGGTAGGACAATATACCGCGGTTTCCCACCCAACCGCGGCATAATGTTTCCTCcatatttcaaaaatgtcatttcattttaatttttattttttttaaatgggcATAGGCCGCGGTTCGCGgtacaaccgcgacatattctaGACTATGTCCGCGGGTTTCATCTGAACCGCGGTAGTATCCCTTGCATAGGATAAAAATCTttgaacaattttcttcttccatgCACTTTTCAGAAATccagaaaacaaaacaaacctAAACCCCACCGCGCTGCAAGCTTTTCTCCATCCGGACTTTGCTTCTCTGTCTGCCTCCACATTGACGCCGGCCATTATCGTCTCCGTCCGCCTCCCGAATCGTCATCGTCGCCGTCGGACCAGTGCTTCTCCGCCGCCGCCACATTGACGCCAGCCCAAATCATCTTCGTGCCGGACTTCTCCTCCGCGACTCTGTTCTCCGCCGCGACCTTCTTCTCCCCCGTGCCAAATTTATTTGCAAAGAGAACCAAAACAGGTATGGTTGCTATCCTCATTTGTATTCAATACCTGCTTGATGTCTTATTGCTTGTGATGAAATGTTGTTTCAATTGTTTTCAATTGTTTCAATTGATTTCAATTTGATTATCCCTACCTTCACCGTCGAGGCTAAGCAGTTTGACTTTATGAAAGGCATTACATTACAAAATTTCCATACCAAAACTTAAAGTTTTAATGGGTTGTTCCACGTATTTAAGGTTAGCATTCATATTACATAAAACAAATGCTTTTAGAActaattatattgatattttgatttatcttttacaattaaattattaacgttttcttatcaaaaataaataatatattaattatagaataTAAGTAATGGAGTCCTCAAACtcttttacattaaattattgGTTAAAGATATGTTTTAatcctcatatttgtgtccaattcttaattgggtcctcatgttttttttttgtcccaattgcatcataatatttgtaaatttgagacaataaaGCCTTCTCCTTTAACTAGCCACTGATGCTGTTGGCACTGTGCTGATCTGTAAcagagatttattatttaatttaaatgagtccattacgtggaatttttatttaaaaaaaaatcatttaagtgACACGTATGTATTGTATTTGTAAGGCAAAGCTGCAAGagagagttttattttttattttttaaaaaaaaacggCCCAAAACCTAGGCTCAGGTTTCGTTTAACCTAGAATTCCCCTTAGGGGTTCAACTTTCTCACTTCATTCTAACATTCCTCTCAGCCTCCAGAGACCAGGGTCTCTCTCTCCCTTTTCCAACTGGACTTGCACTCTCTACCACGCCCACCACGTCACCAGCGACGACAAATGTCACTGGAATCACAGCCGGCCACGACGTCACCCCCTTTTCCTTCTCTTGCTCTCGCGCTAGCCTAGGCTTGGAGTCTTCCACCCTCGAACGTCGTCTACCACTATTTCTCCATCACCGTCGTCATGAGCTGCCGCCATAGAAACGCGAGATGGGTGCCGCCGGTGCCACTGACTGCCGCTGGGGTCGTTGTCGTGTCAGAATCCTCTCCTTCTTACGTCACTTCTCTTCTTTTCCAGAAACACCAAAAACTCTTAGAGTTTCCCTGCCCAAACAAAGGAGGACAGCCTCTTCCTTCACCTTCAGCTCCTTAACGTGCTTTCGGGGTCATCTCCTTTTCATTTCACAACGGTCACCACAGTTTCAATTGGTCAGGGCTGCCTTAGAAGACCAACTTTGAACGAATTGGCATAGGATTTATGATTTGATttctgtttgtttgtttgatgcAGGTGAAAGATGATGTTGGGTTGTTTGCTGTGATAATTTTGGGTTGTTGGTGGTTTTGGGTTAATTTGAGAAGGAAGAGAGGTTTGGGTGTTTGACGCTCAACTTTTGGCATTGACGTTTCCGGTGTATAGGGTTGAGTGAAACAAAAGCCATCCGGCAAAATCGACCGCGACGGTGGAAACACGTGTGATAAATCTCAATAGAAATAGTGGTAATCAGTGATGATGATGCTCGgcaatgaaaaggaaaatagattCACAGTGGTAACAATCTCAAACAAGGTCACAGTGAGCATATAACTTAACAACCACATCAACATATAGATAATGCCATAAgctgttaaaatataatacatacgTGTcacttaaatgaatttttttttaaataaaaattccacgtaatagactcatttaaattaaacaataaatgtcCGTTACAGATCAGCATAATGCTAACAGCGTCAGTGACAAGTTAATGGAGAGGGCtttattgtctcaaatttacaaatattaggatgcaattgggacaaaaaaaaatatgaggacccaattgagaattggacacaatatatatttaacctaaattattaaaatatttatttggtgAAAAACATTACACTTCAAATAAAGATTAACTcgtaaaattttatgatttcacatagtattttcttaattaaactaatattactaaattgataatattacttgaaatttttttattgtaattaataattaatttgaaattttcaaaacgtatattaataataaaaaaaatcttaatctataaaaaaaattgttttatcgTTAGATTattgaaactttttaaaagttagtaatataaaattttctatgattgaatttatcattttattgcttattaattgtatgattgaaattattgtatgatttgatttaatatgtaaaattatatagttgtaattttaaaatatctaggaatggatcgaaattggattaatttaccacgtattagtgctgagtacgagagaggtgtagaggaatttatacaatttgcgcaacgtaatgaggggagaagtgatgatgaagtgaagtttagatgtctaCTTGTTTacatccttgaagataagcctttggaggttgagtatgatgctaatgtatttgggacaggctctgaggtcccaatataccttcatagcAAAGATGTTAGTgagcttgcgtcgggaacacaagagttgaatatttcaattattcagctatggatgatgtaagtctatgagcaattatttatacataaaattgatttatatatcaagtatccttatatcaaacttaatttttgatttcaggtatatgtctggggtaagtaacaagttggggcgttgtgatgattatggattcatttatccccaatcaattcatgaatcaaatgattttgatcagatcaacacaaatctgataagaagttttggaagcggcaagaaaatatactttttgccttatatatccaggtaagtgaactttgttaacacaataaagttccatatgtgattttaatatataatagttaagttattatgaatttcaggcaccattggcagcttcttgttatgtttatgcaagagaactatgctttatggttctgctcattgcacaggcctcctcccacacatctcagacaagcaattgattggtaagaacctcaatgtttggactttctttgttatataaatgaatgctagaaccgcggcatattcctgGGTCTTTTATTGCGGTTCTAACCACGGCATATACTGgaacaattgtttttttaaaaaaaaaagggtttaggcagcggttccttgtacaaccgcggcatattccccaacttttttaccgcggttgtaaccgtggcctaaagtctctgacttactaccgcggctgaatatgccgcggttcgtaaaccgcgacgtatagtgaaaaataaccgcggtaaaattccctcgctgcactagtacCAGCTTGTaaggaataataaaaatatataaaacttgtAAATTGATTGATATTACATTGTACCAAAGCAGTTGTTACATAACCTTTATAGAACATATATATAACAACAAATACCTCTTCATCTCGTAGTTTATTTATATCAATACTAACACGTTATCATTTACTTTATAACCTCAAAACCTCTTCAAAGCAAACGATAGACACATAACAATATTGACATAAATCGGACATTTTTGCACGATCAATGTGATTCTGCAGATTGGAAATGAGACCAGTACTCCTTCACAAGTTGCTTGAACAGCGATCCTTCTTTCGCCATCAACTTCCTTGGTTCATCATACTCCACCAACTTTCCTATAAAAAGCatgtaaatgataaaaaaaaatcaccacatttattctaataaaaaaattcaagtgtGTAAAACAAATACCCCATATTCTACAAGGTGTCTAAATCAACTAACCCATTGTTTATCACATTGCCCTTTAACTAGTGAATGCAAGAATACCGTATGCTAAACAGCATGCCTATGCAATTCATGGTGAGTGCCAAACCAAGTGTAATGGGTAGAATTCTAGTTAGGAAGGTATAAACTCAACTATTTGCATTCTTTAAGTTGGCCTCATGATTAGTTTAATATTAGCATAAGAAAATGGGAATGGAGTTATGGATAGTTTGATAAAGGTTTTGGTTTTCTATATCCAAATTACCATCACTGATTGAAAGAACCATAGTGCAATCCATCACAGTTGGTATCCTGTGTGCTACTGTAATCACTGTGCAATCTGCAAACTCAGTCCTGATTGTTTTCTGTAGAATCAAATCAGTTGCATTGTCAATTGATGCAGTAGCTTCATCCAACACCAATATCCTACTTCTCCTTAAAAGTGCACGCCCCAGACAAAATAATTGCCTCTGTCCCATGCTCCAGTTTGATCCATCTTCAACAACTGTATAACAACATTTTTCTAGTTGTTATTACCCAGGAAACTACTAGTGACATAATTACCATCGatgtttaaaaaaacaacattttacaACCACAACTGTGGCTGCATGAACCTCTCAATTCTGCATTTTCCGACAATATTATGTATCCTGACAAAACccaaatgaaatttcaaacCTTGATTACCATAAATTTGCCAATGTACCTGGGGAGTTTAGACCCTCAAATTTCTCTTGGACAACTTCTCGTAACTGACATTTCCCAAGAACCTTCATGTTGACCAAAAATTTAGCTACATTTGAAAAGTTAAGCACAAAATAAACAGAATGTGGTTGGTTTTACCTCCCATATCTCCTGATCAGAGTATTGAGATAAAGGGTCTAAATTATATCTAACAGTTCCATGAAAAAGGGTAGGATCCTGAGGTATAACTCCAAAACGTGACCTCAAATCATGAAGGCCAATTGAAGATATGTCTATGCCATCAACTACAATTTTTCCACCTGCTGGCTCCACCAGACGAAATAATGCACTGATAAGAGTGGACTTTCCACTGCCTGTTCTTCCAACGATTCCAATCTTGTGTCCTGCTTTGAATGTGCATGTGATTCCATGAAGTATAAGTGGTCCATCAGGCCTGTATCGTACCTGTCTTGGTACAGACAAGCAAATTATATATGCATATCATTTCATGTTTGAACATTATGATTCACATTGGGAGTATCAATTACCTGCAAGTCTTTTAGTTCTACTTTACCAGCAACTGGCCAATTTGAAGGAGGACGATTTCCTTCTATTACTTCTGGGGCCTCACTTGCTATATGCATATACTGATTTAGCCTCTCCACAGAAATTATGTAATTTGCTAGATTGCATTGACTCTGAATTGAAAATACTAGTTGAGCATTTAGTGTAAGTCCATAAGATAGAGCCATGCCAATGAATCCTAGAACAAaggatatttaaaattaataaacttgaATCAAGGGAGATAATGGTACTGTTTGATGATGAAAGAAAAACACTATGAAGATAATTGTAGTGATAAAATCCATGATATATTTCATATGTAACATGACAGAAGTCTCACCAGAGCTGAAAGTCCCTGGTGGAAGTGTAACCATGCATAGAGCTGTGGAGGAAAGAAGCACTGCACTGACTATTTCCAATCTCTGAATCAGCCACTCATTTGAGGCAAAACTATGGAAGAAGGGACTAGCATTGATGTCAATTAGATCAAGACTCTTCTCAAAGAAACGATCGTCTTCTTCAAAGGCTCTTATTGTCACAACTCCAGCATTAGTTTCAGCTAGATGATTAGCTACAAAGGACTTTGTTGTGCCATTCATCCGCATCACTTCTTTTGCAGTGGAAAAATAGTATTTCTAGTTTTAAAATGGAAATACTTTGTTCAGTTTCCAAACATGAATATCTAATATTATCTATACTAGAAGATCAAGAACAAGTTACCAAAAGATAACTGCTAAAAGCTAAAGACCAATGAGCATTATATAGTCAAATTGATAGTGGCTGTCAAAATAGAAGACACCATTTTAGTATCACAGTAATTTTCAAAGAAGAATTTGCCATTACCTGCAAGCGTATTGCAATGTAAACCATCGGTACAGCGATAAACAAGATTTGCCAAGTGATAATTGCTAAAACTATGAGGTTGGTATAGAAGTTTGTAGTACCTCCCACAGTATAAGCAATAATAAAAGGGATATCAATATCCATAATGCTTAGATCTGATGAGACCTGCATAGGAAATGACTATCAAAATACTATTATAATTCATAGCATGGAAAGAAATTATTCATCATACATACCCTACTAAGTATTCTTCCCAATGGTGTAGAGTCATAAAAGGACATCGGTGCACGGAAAAGGGAGTTCATTAactgtaaaaatatatattttgatgattGAATGCCCAAGGAAACTAGAAGTACAGTTCTGATCAGCAAAAAAACAGTAGAAAGAACCCCAATCATGAAGTAAACAACAATCAGCTGCAATGTGCTAACTTTGTTATTGTCAACATTAGCAGCCATCCATGAGTTTTGCAATATCTGGCAAATGACAAACAAGAGGTGACAAAGAGAAGTCACAAAGAAGTATACATAGCCTTTCGTCTGATTCAAATACTGCAAGTAAGGCTTCAACCCCGTGTCTcctatctctctctcttcttcctttattaACTGATTTCCATATGTGTCTTTTGATTGGTTCTCCTTGAAAGCTTGTGTAATCTCTTTAGCAGATATTGAAGGCCTCTTGGAAGAAGAAACATTCATAGGATTGTTAGAACCAGCAGTTTTCTTGTGAGCATTAACAAGATCTTGGAATTCTTGGCTTGTGGACAACAAATGATGATAAGGAGCAGATTCTAGGATTTCCCCATTTGACATCATCTGaggaaaagataaaacaaacaaaCTTCAGTAACTTCTAATTCATTACTAATTTACCATCACTAGTAATGTGCAGGAAACAGAGAAAGTAAGACATTCAGGATAATCATGTTCTGGTTTTATTGAATTACCAAAACAGAATCAAACGCTGGTAGAAAGTCAACTTGATGAGTTACGAGTAAAACAGTTTTCTCTTTAAGACCATCCATGATGTATTCCTGCAAAATTTAAAACCATATTTGAATAAAGAATGTCACATAAAACATGATTGTAGAGTGTGAAGTAAGGAAGATGACATTACATTAAACAAATTTGTGGCAGTCTGTGCATCAACAGCACTGAATGGATCATCCAAGAGATATACATCAGCATTCTGATAAAGAGCACGCGCAAGTTGAATTCGCTGCTTCTGGCCTCCACTCAAGTTAACACCTCTCTCACCTATTTGTGTGAGGTCTCCATGGGGAAACAGCTCCAAATCCTTTAGTAGTGATGATCTATGAAGTGTTTCTTGATATCTATGAGCATCCAAATCTgatccaaacaaaatattttcccGTANNGTNCCNGTNTGTATCCATGCTGTTTGAGAAACATATGCAAACTTTCCATAAACTTCAATCTGCAATTCAATAGAGAGAATTAAACACCTATTAGTATTACATCTGAAAAGAAGGATACGAAAAAATAGTACACAGTATAGTAAGTTGAATTCACATGCTAAATATAACTACTGATTATGAAGTAGAAATGTCATGAACATTATATAGCCAATAACAGTACCCCAAGATTTAATAGTGTATTCTATAATATAGAAGCATAAAAGAATCAAATCTTACAGTTCCTTTAATCCTTGGAACCTCTCCAAGAATTGTAGCCAAGAGGGTTGATTTGCCTGAGCCAACTTCTCCACAAATAGCAAACTTTTGCCCTTGTCTGATCTCCAAGTTTATGTTCCTCAGTGTTGACTTTGATTCATTACCTTCCCATGAAAAGTCAGCAGATTTGATTGTAATTGATCCTTTACTGCCATCAAAACTTTTATTCCTGAAATTTACACTTTGCAATTCAGGTGCATTAAGGAACTGAATAATCCGGTAAAATGCCACTTTTGCTTGAATGACCACTCCAATAACATCTGGGATGGCTGTAATTGGCTCCTGCACAAGGCGTATGGTGGCCACAAATGTGAAAAGATTATTTGCATGCAGAGGAATATTCAAGAAGTAACATGTCCCAAAAGAAGCAGCAGAGACCAAAATCGGTGAGGACCAAAAAAGAAAGATGTTGTACGCCTTTTTCAGCTGCACTGAACGTAAAATTTTCAGTTCCAAATTCCTAAGTCTTTCTATAGCCTTTCTGAAATGAGTTTCCCATGCATAGAGCTTCAGCACTTTCATATTTGTAAGAGCCTCAGAACTCGCCTTCAATCGCTCATCTTGTGCCACCATGAGTTGGCTCTGAAGGTTATGCTGCAACTTTGCTAGTGGAGCGTTGCAAAGCACAGTGAGGACAATCACCAGCAATGAGGATATTGTGGCTATTCCAATAGCATCAAAAAGTATAACTATAGCAATACATATTTGGAGGCTTGTTGTCCATGACTGGTGAAACCAATACGGAAATTCTCCAATTCTGTAAGCATCCACAGTCACATAATTCATTATCTCACCACCAGAGTGTGTCAATCTAGCTGCACTAGATAAcctcaataattttttataaatggcTGCAGTAAGCAGTGATCTAACTTTCATTCCAACAAGCCTACTGCGGAAATACCACTGTCTTTGAGACAGGGACTCGATGATCTTTATGATGAAAAGTACTATGACCAATACATAACCCTCATATTTGAAACTTCCATTACCCTCAGAAACTAATATAAAAGCATTCAGAAGTACAGGACCAGTGGACAAGGTGAGTACCTTGAGCAGAGCAAAGAATCCAGTCATCAAAATCTCTCTCTTGTGGCACCAAACTATGGTCCACAGCAAAGATGATTGTGAGAATggttcttttcctttttctctgttCAAAAGTTCTAAAAAGGACAAGTAGCAACTTTCTGTTCGATCTGATTCTCGCAACTTGGGTATATCCTCATCCTGAAGTGTTTTCTCTTGACCCCTTTTCATCAATGGATTCAACCACCAAAATGACATCTTACTGAGGAATCCAGCTTTGGCAAATGGAGTCACATAATTATCTGGATCAACCTCACTACAGTGATCATTCAAAGGGTCGTAAAGGCCTTCATCAATTTCTCCGTCACGTTTATGTACTTTATAAGTACACAAGAGAAGCAAAACTGATCCTGGAAAAGACAGAAAGTCGAAAGCTTCCTTGAAGGTCAATTTTCTGCTACTAATTGCGTAAGACATGGATAGAACACAGAAgataaatgaaacaaaaaacgTAACAAGAGAAAACAACCACAACCATGGTCTTGGAAGTTGTTTCACCTGAAGACTTACACTTAGGCCTACAAAAAGCCATCTGAATCCTTGAAAAAGCTCTGCCAACCACA
Coding sequences:
- the LOC106757189 gene encoding ABC transporter C family member 10, producing MEDFWSMACGETDCLGNGGKPPFCYDFKFLKDPSTCTIRFLIICFDVLLLIMLAFILIQKSLFKPLRGQFQVERYSKLQLVSAINNGFLGLLYVCLGIWILEEELRKRHTLFPLKLWLAELFQGFRWLFVGLSVSLQVKQLPRPWLWLFSLVTFFVSFIFCVLSMSYAISSRKLTFKEAFDFLSFPGSVLLLLCTYKVHKRDGEIDEGLYDPLNDHCSEVDPDNYVTPFAKAGFLSKMSFWWLNPLMKRGQEKTLQDEDIPKLRESDRTESCYLSFLELLNREKGKEPFSQSSLLWTIVWCHKREILMTGFFALLKVLTLSTGPVLLNAFILVSEGNGSFKYEGYVLVIVLFIIKIIESLSQRQWYFRSRLVGMKVRSLLTAAIYKKLLRLSSAARLTHSGGEIMNYVTVDAYRIGEFPYWFHQSWTTSLQICIAIVILFDAIGIATISSLLVIVLTVLCNAPLAKLQHNLQSQLMVAQDERLKASSEALTNMKVLKLYAWETHFRKAIERLRNLELKILRSVQLKKAYNIFLFWSSPILVSAASFGTCYFLNIPLHANNLFTFVATIRLVQEPITAIPDVIGVVIQAKVAFYRIIQFLNAPELQSVNFRNKSFDGSKGSITIKSADFSWEGNESKSTLRNINLEIRQGQKFAICGEVGSGKSTLLATILGEVPRIKGTIEVYGKFAYVSQTAWIXTGTXRENILFGSDLDAHRYQETLHRSSLLKDLELFPHGDLTQIGERGVNLSGGQKQRIQLARALYQNADVYLLDDPFSAVDAQTATNLFNEYIMDGLKEKTVLLVTHQVDFLPAFDSVLMMSNGEILESAPYHHLLSTSQEFQDLVNAHKKTAGSNNPMNVSSSKRPSISAKEITQAFKENQSKDTYGNQLIKEEEREIGDTGLKPYLQYLNQTKGYVYFFVTSLCHLLFVICQILQNSWMAANVDNNKVSTLQLIVVYFMIGVLSTVFLLIRTVLLVSLGIQSSKYIFLQLMNSLFRAPMSFYDSTPLGRILSRVSSDLSIMDIDIPFIIAYTVGGTTNFYTNLIVLAIITWQILFIAVPMVYIAIRLQKYYFSTAKEVMRMNGTTKSFVANHLAETNAGVVTIRAFEEDDRFFEKSLDLIDINASPFFHSFASNEWLIQRLEIVSAVLLSSTALCMVTLPPGTFSSGFIGMALSYGLTLNAQLVFSIQSQCNLANYIISVERLNQYMHIASEAPEVIEGNRPPSNWPVAGKVELKDLQVRYRPDGPLILHGITCTFKAGHKIGIVGRTGSGKSTLISALFRLVEPAGGKIVVDGIDISSIGLHDLRSRFGVIPQDPTLFHGTVRYNLDPLSQYSDQEIWEVLGKCQLREVVQEKFEGLNSPVVEDGSNWSMGQRQLFCLGRALLRRSRILVLDEATASIDNATDLILQKTIRTEFADCTVITVAHRIPTVMDCTMVLSISDGKLVEYDEPRKLMAKEGSLFKQLVKEYWSHFQSAESH